Proteins encoded within one genomic window of Macaca fascicularis isolate 582-1 chromosome 16, T2T-MFA8v1.1:
- the SPEM3 gene encoding LOW QUALITY PROTEIN: uncharacterized protein SPEM3 (The sequence of the model RefSeq protein was modified relative to this genomic sequence to represent the inferred CDS: deleted 1 base in 1 codon), whose protein sequence is MGERAYHGAQVCSGNNPRKCQDLGDSILLLLGSFILLNVWINVVTLLWKHLKSSLRILFHHFFPKDKQRSGSHPVCIRSSVDPKNLCSKVSSRVRHRPGFLPRHVNHLDSWMPDTNDEKVSACCWMPPKCGRARVPRESPWGLYKEEMMGVGEAPQVTALKAQASSLSTPQTSSQFPKMSKLDVGPCRLPQDSQAKTPDCAPAQAPPQAQVHSPTHTPVHTLTHSWIHATAHTSVHTPAHSWTHSKACTPEGTHSQAQDTSAQAQAHTSAPTPAQTPAHIQAHTSAPTPAQASAHTEAHTSAQAQTHAPLHTPEHTHSQAHSPEHTSAHAPAQAPMPAPAHPQAHAPEYTSAHAPAYIPDHSHLVCSSVPVPTSAPAPPGTLAPHSTPVLAPTPAPVPASAPAPAPALVMALTTTPVPDPVPATTPAPIITPIPSPRPAFSHDLSTGHVVYDARRAKQNFFHMSSPQNPEYSRKDLATLFRPQEGQDLGSSGISEQTKQRSGDSAKLPAGSILGYLELGNMEWKISDDAKDKFPQTKNSPYCSFHPCSSEKKTDSQAPVYPKFLVYSRDTACVKPCFHSTTTAQSSVCTLSPPCTLSLPLVPPRSFVPPQPTNHQRPSTLIQTPTVLATSKSPQSIPTSHFPIPSLFATISQPLIQPQCPECRESLGLTQHSGLQRTPCPSKDSRVPRNLDLAQNPDLHKNPGLTPDPGLHKNPGLAQNQGLHDFPGLLQDSYLCQNPSPSQDFGLHKNSGITQDTHPQKNTGLTQEGGILRSPCLTQHPGLHKKTPFTQTSDLQRSSGFTQDSGVYRNSEPNQETVVYKNQDLSQATDHQKNLGSSKDSGGHKDTSNVQDSGVCSTLGLTEDSGSRKGPYVAQDSEVNKSSGVIQESCLRKSPGLVQTSGLPKCSGLTQDSGDYKNPGLIQDWGGHKVKGLTQDSNLPSLTQATKDERRFSPPQDVGVYRSSEHRQNSNLHKCPGINQDPGPHKDPALVQDSGLPKISGLTQESGPYKNSCLIPDPGLHKNPSPALGSDSVQLLSPLQTPKSTLSPMKSFVPEKAAQKEDAQRHVLWAPVQLNQNSFSSKVQVVSSDLQTFSEVPVLIELQSSSRQAGSQHRVYRPVDTVPSGYQNYRQMSMPSQINWKSHCPGPGTRAGHVVFDARQRQLAVGNDKCEALSPRRLRQEAPSNSGKPSRSGDIRM, encoded by the exons ATGGGTGAGCGAGCCTATCATGGGGCCCAGGTGTGCTCTGGCAACAACCCCAGGAAGTGCCAAGACTTAGGAGACTCGATTCTTCTTCTTCTGGGCAGCTTCATCTTGCTCAACGTGTGGATCAATGTGGTGACTCTG CTCTGGAAGCATCTGAAGAGCTCCTTGCGGATTCTGTTCcatcatttttttcccaaag ACAAGCAACGCAGCGGCAGCCATCCCGTATGTATTCGCTCCTCCGTGGATCCCAAGAACCTGTGCTCAAAAGTCTCTTCCCGCGTCCGTCATCGCCCAGGCTTCCTGCCCAGGCACGTTAACCATCTTGACTCCTGGATGCCAGACACGAATGATGAGAAGGTTTCTGCATGCTGCTGGATGCCACCTAAATGTGGACGTGCCAGGGTTCCCAGGGAGTCTCCATGGGGACTGTACAAGGAGGAGATGATGGGAGTGGGGGAGGCCCCTCAGGTCACAGCCTTAAAGGCTCAAGCCTCCTCGCTCTCCACGCCACAGACGTCTTCCCAGTTCCCAAAGATGAGCAAGTTGGACGTGGGTCCATGCCGCCTGCCCCAGGACAGCCAGGCTAAGACCCCAGACTGTGCCCCAGCCCAGGCTCCACCTCAGGCCCAGGTCCACTCCCCAACCCACACTCCTGTGCACACCCTCACCCACTCCTGGATCCATGCCACGGCCCACACCTCTGTGCACACCCCTGCCCACTCCTGGACCCACTCCAAAGCCTGCACCCCCGAGGGCACCCACTCCCAGGCCCAGGACACCTCAGCCCAGGCCCAAGCCCACACCTCGGCCCCTACCCCAGCTCAGACTCCAGCCCAC ATCCAAGCCCACACCTCGGCCCCTACCCCAGCCCAGGCCTCAGCTCACACTGAAGCCCATACATCAGCCCAGGCCCAAACCCACGCTCCGCTCCACACCCCTGAGCATACTCACTCCCAGGCCCACAGTCCTGAACACACCTCAGCCCATGCCCCAGCCCAG GCTCCTATGCCTGCCCCAGCCCACCCCCAGGCCCATGCCCCTGAGTACACCTCAGCCCATGCCCCAGCGTATATCCCAGACCACTCTCATCTAGTCTGTAGCTCGGTTCCTGTCCCAACctctgccccagctcctcccGGAACTCTTGCCCCACACAGTACTCCTGTCCTAGCTCCTACACCAGCCCCTGTCCcagcctctgcccctgcccctgccccagcacTGGTCATGGCCCTGACTACCACTCCTGTCCCTGATCCTgtccctgccaccacccctgcccCTATCATAACTCCTATACCCTCTCCCCGACCTGCCTTCAGCCATGACCTCTCCACTGGCCATGTGGTCTATGATGCCCGCAGGGCAAAGCAGAACTTCTTCCATATGTCCAGCCCCCAGAACCCTGAGTATTCAAGAAAAGACTTGGCTACCCTCTTCAGGCCCCAGGAGGGTCAGGACCTGGGGAGTTCTGGTATATCTGAGCAAACAAAGCAACGCAGTGGGGATAGTGCCAAGCTTCCTGCAGGATCCATACTGGGCTACCTGGAGTTAGGGAATATGGAATGGAAGATCTCAGATGACGCCAAAGATAAGTTCCCCCAGACCAAGAATTCCCCTTACTGCAGCTTCCATCCTTGCAGTTCTGAGAAGAAGACAGACTCCCAGGCTCCAGTCTACCCCAAATTCCTTGTCTACTCCCGGGATACTGCATGTGTCAAGCCTTGCTTTCATTCTACAACCACTGCCCAGAGCTCAGTATGCACCCTTTCTCCACCGTGCACTCTTTCCCTGCCTCTCGTTCCTCCCAGATCCTTTGTTCCTCCTCAACCCACCAACCATCAGAGGCCCTCCACCTTAATACAAACCCCTACTGTTCTTGCAACCTCCAAGTCTCCTCAGTCCATCCCCACTTCCCACTTCCCCATCCCTTCCCTGTTCGCCACCATTTCCCAACCCCTGATCCAACCCCAATGCCCTGAATGTCGTGAGAGTCTAGGCCTTACCCAACATTCTGGCCTTCAAAGGACCCCGTGCCCTTCAAAAGACTCCAGAGTTCCCAGGAATCTGGACCTTGCCCAAAACCCAGACCTCCACAAGAACCCAGGCCTTACCCCAGATCCAGGCCTCCACAAGAACCCAGGTCTTGCTCAAAATCAAGGCCTACATGATTTCCCAGGCCTTCTCCAAGATTCTTATCTATGCCAGAATCCAAGCCCTTCTCAAGACTTTGGCCTCCACAAGAATTCAGGCATTACTCAAGATACCCACCCCCAAAAGAACACAGGTCTGACTCAAGAAGGGGGTATCCTTAGGAGCCCATGTCTCACCCAACACCCTGGCCTCCACAAGAAAACACCATTTACCCAAACTTCTGATCTTCAGAGGAGTTCAGGCTTTACACAAGACTCTGGAGTCTATAGGAATTCTGAACCAAACCAAGAGACTGTGGTCTATAAAAATCAAGATCTCTCCCAAGCAACTGATCACCAAAAGAACCTAGGCTCTTCTAAAGATTCTGGAGGTCACAAGGATACAAGCAATGTCCAAGATTCAGGAGTCTGTAGTACCCTAGGCCTTACTGAAGATTCTGGATCACGGAAGGGTCCATATGTTGCCCAAGACTCTGAAGTCAACAAGAGCTCAGGAGTTATCCAGGAATCTTGTCTCCGCAAGAGCCCAGGCCTTGTCCAaacctctggcctcccaaagtgctcaggcCTTACCCAAGACTCAGGAGACTACAAGAATCCAGGACTTATCCAAGATTGGGGTGGCCACAAAGTTAAAGGCCTTACTCAAGATTCCAACCTCCCAAGCCTTACCCAAGCCACTAAAGATGAAAGAAGATTTAGCCCTCCCCAAGATGTTGGAGTTTACAGGAGCTCAGAACATAGACAAAACTCTAATCTCCACAAGTGCCCAGGAATTAATCAAGATCCTGGCCCTCATAAAGACCCAGCCCTTGTCCAAGACTCTGGCCTCCCCAAGATTTCAGGCCTTACCCAGGAATCTGGCCCCTACAAGAACTCATGCCTCATCCCAGATCCTGGCCTCCACAAGAACCCAAGCCCTGCCCTAGGTTCTGATTCTGTCCAGCTTTTATCCCCACTTCAGACCCCAAAGTCCACACTGTCCCCGATGAAGTCATTTGTGCCTGAGAAGGCTGCTCAGAAGGAGGACGCACAGCGGCACGTCCTCTGGGCTCCTGTCCAACTCAATCAGAACTCCTTCTCTTCCAAGGTCCAAGTGGTCTCCAGTGACCTGCAGACCTTCTCAGAGGTACCTGTATTAATTGAGCTGCAGTCATCCTCCCGGCAGGCAGGCAGCCAGCACAGGGTGTACCGCCCTGTGGATACAGTTCCTTCAGGCTACCAGAACTATCGTCAGATGTCTATGCCTTCCCAAATCAACTGGAAGTCCCACTGCCCTGGACCAGGCACCCGGGCAGGGCATGTGGTTTTTGATGCCCGTCAGAGACAGTTGGCAGTGGGCAATGACAAGTGTGAAGCTCTGTCTCCTAGGCGCCTTCGTCAAGAGGCACCCAGCAACTCA GGGAAACCATCAAGGAGTGGGGATATCAGAATGTGA